One region of Thunnus albacares chromosome 8, fThuAlb1.1, whole genome shotgun sequence genomic DNA includes:
- the plekhf2 gene encoding pleckstrin homology domain-containing family F member 2, with amino-acid sequence MVDRLANSEANSKRIAVVESCFGAAGQPLAIPGRVLIGEGVLTKLCRKKPKARQFFLFNDILVYGNIVIQKKKYNKQHIIPLESVTIDTVPDEGDLRNGWLIKTPTKSFAVYAATATEKSEWMNHIGKCVGDLLQKSGKAPTGEHAAVWVPDSEATVCMRCQKVKFTPVSRRHHCRKCGFVVCGPCSEKKYLLPSQSSKPVRVCEYCYVQLTSGSLAPRSDSISRPGSKFTNLSDDEDEDDSSD; translated from the coding sequence ATGGTGGACCGGCTTGCGAACAGCGAGGCCAACTCCAAGCGCATCGCGGTTGTGGAGAGCTGCTTTGGCGCCGCGGGCCAGCCGCTGGCCATCCCGGGCCGCGTGCTGATCGGCGAAGGCGTCCTGACTAAACTCTGCCGCAAGAAGCCCAAAGCGCGGCAGTTCTTCCTCTTCAACGACATCCTGGTCTACGGCAACATCGTCATCCAGAAGAAGAAGTACAACAAGCAGCACATCATCCCGCTAGAGAGCGTCACCATCGACACGGTGCCGGACGAGGGCGACCTACGCAACGGCTGGCTCATCAAGACGCCCACCAAATCCTTCGCCGTCTACGCCGCCACCGCCACCGAGAAGTCCGAGTGGATGAACCACATAGGGAAGTGCGTGGGAGACCTGCTGCAGAAGAGCGGTAAGGCTCCCACCGGCGAGCACGCCGCCGTCTGGGTGCCCGACTCGGAGGCGACGGTGTGCATGCGCTGCCAGAAGGTGAAGTTCACGCCGGTCAGCCGCCGCCACCACTGCAGGAAGTGCGGCTTCGTGGTGTGCGGGCCGTGCTCGGAGAAGAAGTACCTCCTGCCCAGCCAGTCGTCCAAGCCGGTCCGCGTCTGCGAGTACTGCTACGTGCAGCTGACGTCAGGAAGCCTCGCGCCGCGCTCGGACTCCATCAGTCGGCCggggtcaaagttcaccaaCCTGTCGGACGATGAGGACGAAGACGACAGCAGTGACTGA